A genome region from Hevea brasiliensis isolate MT/VB/25A 57/8 chromosome 7, ASM3005281v1, whole genome shotgun sequence includes the following:
- the LOC110636303 gene encoding cell division control protein 48 homolog C — protein sequence MGAGRRSLGGGGGGGGGGRNQRLLKHRVDSCKKKFSTAEDIVHHLRQHHSDYRRMELRTLTRLVHQILNSSSPSSSRQHHKSGRSSSASPRLQEGEDEDSIFNNPSQFRKKRKRTDESEERLLQIENDYSKRIDRNPPSASSSESDSESQPSSSAVSTSEDGIYGEQVEPKIDLMQSMLRESYAAESKGKEKNIEVEVASSAKTINKIDIVNSRKSEEDAERLGANVTKEWKGKGEVSNTASVEAKRKDGPRFRDLGGISSVLEELEMEVFLPLYHPHVPQRLGVNPIGGILLHGPPGCGKTKLAHAIANEVGVPFYKISATEVVSGVSGASEENIRDLFSKAYRTAPSIIFIDEIDAIASKRENLQREMERRIVTQLMTCMDEYHRLILPANANSDSESSNKKPGNVLVIGATNRPDAIDPALRRPGRFDREIRLGVPDENARVEILLVLTRKCTLEGSLDLLQIARSTPGFVGADLDALVDKAGNLAMRRILAQRKSELTREYSDKESTEEWWKIPWLPKEIEKLAITMADFEQAAKMVQPSSRREGFSTIPNVKWEDVGGLESIRNEFDLHIVKRIKFPEEYQKFGVNLETGILLYGPPGCGKTLIAKAVASEAGANFIHVKGPELLNKYVGESELAVRTLFGRARTCSPCVLFFDEVDALTTKRGKEGGWVVERLLNQLLIELDGADQRPGVFIIGATNRPEVMDPAVLRPGRFGKLLYVPLPSSNDRGLILNALAKGKPIDPSVDLRAIGQMDACENLSGADLKKLMDEAAMAALVEAKRLSCPYESSCTIKVTHFEQALSKISPSVSHKQIQYYKVWSESFKTA from the exons ATGGGAGCTGGAAGAAGAAGTTTGGGAGGTGGGGGCGGAGGAGGTGGTGGAGGAAGGAACCAAAGATTACTTAAACATCGCGTAGACTCATGCAAGAAGAAATTCTCAACCGCGGAAGATATAGTGCACCACCTCCGCCAGCACCACTCCGACTACCGCCGCATGGAACTCCGAACCTTGACTAGGCTTGTTCACCAAATTCTAAATTCTTCATCACCATCATCGTCTCGCCAACACCACAAATCCGGAAGATCTTCTTCTGCTTCTCCTCGACTACAGGAAGGGGAAGATGAAGATAGCATTTTCAACAATCCCAGTCAATTTCGTAAAAAAAGGAAGCGAACTGATGAGAGCGAAGAGAGATTGCTGCAAATAGAGAATGATTATTCGAAAAGAATCGATCGGAATCCACCGTCCGCCTCGTCTTCTGAGTCGGACTCAGAGTCGCAGCCTTCTTCTTCGGCTGTTTCGACATCGGAGGATGGAATTTACGGAGAGCAAGTGGAGCCGAAGATTGATTTGATGCAATCGATGTTGCGGGAGAGCTATGCCGCTGAATCGAAAGGGAAAGAGAAGAATATTGAAGTAGAGGTTGCGAGTAGTGCTAAAACCATTAATAAGATTGACATTGTAAATTCACGCAAAAGTGAAGAAGACGCAGAGAGATTGGGAGCTAATGTGACAAAGGAATGGAAAGGGAAAGGAGAGGTTTCGAATACTGCAAGCGTAGAGGCGAAGAGGAAAGATGGGCCGAGGTTTAGGGATTTGGGGGGGATAAGTTCAGTGTTGGAGGAGTTGGAGATGGAGGTTTTTTTGCCGCTGTATCATCCACATGTGCCGCAGCGGCTTGGAGTGAACCCGATAGGTGGGATTTTACTGCACGGGCCGCCGGGCTGCGGCAAGACCAAACTGGCTCATGCAATTGCTAATGAGGTTGGAGTTCCCTTTTACAAGATTTCAGCTACTGAGGTCGTCTCCGGCGTTTCAG GTGCATCGGAAGAAAACATCCGAGATCTTTTCTCCAAAGCATACAGGACTGCACCATCAATCATTTTCATTGATGAGATTGATGCAATTGCTTCAAAGAGAGAAAACCTACAGAGGGAGATGGAGCGAAGGATTGTAACGCAATTAATGACTTGCATGGATGAATATCACAGACTTATCCTACCAGCTAATGCAAATTCAGACTCTGAAAGCTCTAATAAAAAACCTGGCAATGTTCTTGTAATTGGAGCTACCAATAGGCCTGATGCTATTGACCCTGCACTGAGGAGGCCTGGAAGATTTGATCGTGAGATTAGGTTAGGTGTGCCAGATGAGAATGCGAGGGTTGAGATTCTTTTGGTCCTAACTAGAAAATGTACTCTTGAGGGTTCTCTTGATCTTTTGCAAATAGCAAGGTCTACGCCAGGATTCGTTGGAGCTGACTTGGATGCTTTAGTTGACAAGGCTGGTAATCTTGCCATGAGGAGAATACTTGCTCAGAGAAAGTCTGAGCTAACTAGAGAATACTCAGACAAGGAAAGCACTGAAGAATGGTGGAAGATACCTTGGTTGCCCAAGGAGATTGAAAAGCTTGCCATTACAATGGCTGATTTTGAG CAAGCAGCTAAGATGGTTCAACCATCTTCAAGAAGAGAAGGATTCTCCACCATCCCTAATGTAAAGTGGGAAGATGTTGGTGGGCTTGAATCtataaggaatgagtttgatctTCATATAGTTAAGCGCATAAAATTTCCTGAGGAATATCAG aaatttggagtgaatttAGAGACCGGAATTTTACTTTATGGCCCTCCGGGCTGTGGTAAAACACTGATTGCTAAGGCTGTTGCTAGTGAGGCAGGCGCTAATTTCATTCATGTCAAG GGTCCTGAACTTCTGAATAAATATGTTGGAGAAAGTGAACTGGCAGTTCGTACATTATTCGGTCGTGCAAGGACATGTTCACCATGTGTACTTTTCTTTGATGAG GTGGATGCTTTGACAACAAAGCGTGGGAAAGAAGGAGGCTGGGTCGTTGAGCGGCTGTTAAACCAG TTACTTATAGAGTTAGATGGTGCAGATCAGCGGCCTGGTGTTTTCATCATCGGTGCAACTAACAG ACCTGAGGTGATGGACCCAGCTGTCTTACGGCCTGGTAGGTTTGGAAAACTTCTCTATGTCCCTCTGCCCAGTTCAAATGACCGTGGATTGATCTTAAATGCTCTTGCAAAGGGAAAACCTATTGACCCTAGTGTGGATTTGAGAGCCATTGGTCAGATGGATGCTTGTGAAAATTTAAGTGGCGCTGATCTTAAGAAGCTG aTGGATGAAGCTGCAATGGCTGCATTAGTTGAAGCAAAAAGATTGAGCTGCCCATATGAGAGCTCATGCACAATCAAGGTCACTCATTTTGAGCAAGCATTAAGTAAAATATCTCCATCTGTGTCACATAAG CAAATACAGTACTACAAGGTTTGGTCAGAGAGCTTCAAAACCGCATGA